One Nicotiana tomentosiformis chromosome 4, ASM39032v3, whole genome shotgun sequence genomic window carries:
- the LOC104111953 gene encoding beta-galactosidase 16 isoform X2: MKMQWLWRNWLAAAAVLLAAAAAASAGGGNVSYDGRSLIIDGQRKMLFSGSIHYSRSTPDYDFSGRRNIVAFIKQIQAQGLYACLRIGPYVEGEWTYGGFPFWLHDIPGIVFRSNNEPFKFYMQNFTTKIVNLMKSEGLYASQGGPIILSQIENEYQNVEKAFGENGPPYVLWAAEMAVGLQTGVPWCMCKQDDAPDPVINACNGLRCGETFVGPNSPNKPSIWTENWTSFYQVYGQNATLRSAEDIAYHVALFIARKNGTFINYYMYHGGTNFGRTAAEFMITSYYDQAPLDEYGLIRQPKWGHLKELHAAVKLCSETILSVFPSMQSLGEQQEAYVFSGDSGACAAFLVNIDNTKSVLVQFQNSSYELPRQSISILPDCKTVSFNTAKVSRPFNTRTAIPAVKFDSAEKWEQFQEVIPQLDATSMRSDILLEHMNTAKDVSDYLWYTSSIQQDSPDQQSVTLSVKSLGHVLHAFVNGAHAGSAHGQFRNTSFTLESTISLNKGTNNISLLSATVGLPDSGSFLEHRALGVQSVIIQDSDEAKNITNYSWGYQVGLLGEKLQIYSSEGSKSANWSSLGSSQPLTWYKSAFDAPEGDDPVALNLGSMGKGEAWVNGQSIGRYWVSFRTLAGIPSQTWYNVPRSFLQPGDNLLVLFEEETGNPLDITVDTISVTKPSLRKLV; this comes from the exons ATGAAAATGCAGTGGCTATGGCGGAATTGGTTGGCAGCAGCGGCAGTACTATTGGCGGCGGCGGCGGCGGCGTCTGCTGGCGGCGGAAATGTGAGTTATGACGGAAGGTCGTTGATAATTGATGGGCAAAGAAAGATGTTGTTTTCTGGTTCTATTCATTATTCTCGAAGCACTCCTGAT tacGATTTCAGCGGAAGGCGTAACATAGTAGCATTTATTAAGCAAATTCAAGCACAAGGTCTCTATGCCTGTCTTCGCATTGGGCCCTACGTTGAGGGCGAATGGACTTACGG AGGTTTTCCCTTTTGGTTACATGATATCCCTGGCATTGTCTTTCGCTCAAATAATGAACCCTTCAag TTCTACATGCAAAACTTCACTACAAAAATAGTGAACCTAATGAAATCAGAAGGATTGTATGCTTCGCAAGGAGGTCCAATCATACTCTCCCAG ATTGAGAATGAATATCAAAATGTAGAAAAAGCATTCGGAGAAAATGGCCCACCTTATGTCCTTTGGGCGGCAGAAATGGCAGTGGGACTTCAAACTGGGGTGCCATGGTGCATGTGCAAGCAAGATGATGCTCCTGATCCTGTT ATTAATGCATGCAATGGGTTGAGATGTGGAGAAACATTTGTAGGACCTAATTCACCCAACAAGCCATCAATCTGGACAGAGAACTGGACAAGCTT CTATCAAGTCTATGGTCAGAATGCAACACTCAGATCAGCAGAAGACATTGCATATCATGTTGCCCTGTTCATTGCAAGGAAGAATGGAACCTTCATCAACTATTACATG TATCATGGAGGAACCAATTTTGGCAGGACTGCTGCTGAATTTATGATAACAAGTTACTATGATCAAGCTCCGTTAGATGAGTACG GTTTAATCAGACAACCAAAATGGGGACATCTGAAAGAATTGCATGCTGCGGTTAAGTTATGCTCAGAGACCATACTTTCTGTATTCCCCTCCATGCAGTCTTTAGGTGAACAACAAGAG GCTTATGTATTCAGTGGAGATTCTGGAGCTTGTGCAGCATTTCTAGTGAACATAGATAACACAAAAAGTGTACTAGTGCAGTTTCAAAATTCGTCATATGAGTTACCTCGGCAATCTATAAGCATCTTACCTGACTGCAAGACTGTATCCTTCAATACAGCAAAG GTAAGCAGACCATTTAACACAAGAACAGCAATACCCGCCGTTAAGTTTGATTCAGCTGAGAAATGGGAACAATTTCAAGAGGTTATTCCACAACTTGATGCTACTTCAATGAGATCAGACATATTACTGGAGCACATGAATACTGCAAAGGATGTATCTGATTATCTTTGGTACACTTCCAG TATCCAGCAGGATTCGCCGGACCAGCAGTCAGTTACACTAAGTGTGAAGTCCTTAGGCCATGTTTTACATGCTTTTGTGAATGGAGCACATGCAG GTTCTGCACATGGACAATTCAGAAATACATCATTTACGTTAGAGAGCACTATTTCTCTAAATAAAGGCACAAACAACATCTCATTACTAAGTGCAACTGTTGGCTTACCG GATTCAGGATCATTTCTTGAACATAGGGCTCTTGGTGTACAGTCCGTAATTATTCAAGACAGTGATGAGGCCAAAAATATCACCAATTACTCATGGGGTTATCAG GTTGGATTACTGGGGGAGAAGTTACAAATTTACTCATCAGAAGGATCAAAGAGTGCTAATTGGAGCAGCTTAGGCTCTTCTCAACCGCTCACATGGTACAAG TCAGCTTTTGATGCACCCGAGGGTGATGATCCTGTTGCATTAAACCTTGGCTCCATGGGAAAAGGTGAAGCTTGGGTTAATGGTCAAAGCATCGGCCGATATTGGGTCTCATTTCGAACACTTGCAGGCATTCCGTCACAAACTTG GTACAATGTTCCAAGATCATTTCTCCAACCAGGGGACAACTTATTAGTCTTATTCGAGGAGGAAACAGGCAACCCTCTTGACATCACTGTAGATACTATTTCAGTCACAAAGCCGTCATTGAGAAA GCTTGTCTAG
- the LOC104111953 gene encoding beta-galactosidase 16 isoform X1 — protein sequence MKMQWLWRNWLAAAAVLLAAAAAASAGGGNVSYDGRSLIIDGQRKMLFSGSIHYSRSTPDMWSSLISKAKEGGIDVIETYVFWNLHEPQPGQYDFSGRRNIVAFIKQIQAQGLYACLRIGPYVEGEWTYGGFPFWLHDIPGIVFRSNNEPFKFYMQNFTTKIVNLMKSEGLYASQGGPIILSQIENEYQNVEKAFGENGPPYVLWAAEMAVGLQTGVPWCMCKQDDAPDPVINACNGLRCGETFVGPNSPNKPSIWTENWTSFYQVYGQNATLRSAEDIAYHVALFIARKNGTFINYYMYHGGTNFGRTAAEFMITSYYDQAPLDEYGLIRQPKWGHLKELHAAVKLCSETILSVFPSMQSLGEQQEAYVFSGDSGACAAFLVNIDNTKSVLVQFQNSSYELPRQSISILPDCKTVSFNTAKVSRPFNTRTAIPAVKFDSAEKWEQFQEVIPQLDATSMRSDILLEHMNTAKDVSDYLWYTSSIQQDSPDQQSVTLSVKSLGHVLHAFVNGAHAGSAHGQFRNTSFTLESTISLNKGTNNISLLSATVGLPDSGSFLEHRALGVQSVIIQDSDEAKNITNYSWGYQVGLLGEKLQIYSSEGSKSANWSSLGSSQPLTWYKSAFDAPEGDDPVALNLGSMGKGEAWVNGQSIGRYWVSFRTLAGIPSQTWYNVPRSFLQPGDNLLVLFEEETGNPLDITVDTISVTKPSLRKLV from the exons ATGAAAATGCAGTGGCTATGGCGGAATTGGTTGGCAGCAGCGGCAGTACTATTGGCGGCGGCGGCGGCGGCGTCTGCTGGCGGCGGAAATGTGAGTTATGACGGAAGGTCGTTGATAATTGATGGGCAAAGAAAGATGTTGTTTTCTGGTTCTATTCATTATTCTCGAAGCACTCCTGAT ATGTGGTCATCTCTAATATCAAAAGCTAAAGAAGGTGGGATAGATGTGATTGAGACCTATGTATTTTGGAACCTTCACGAACCCCAACCTGGACAG tacGATTTCAGCGGAAGGCGTAACATAGTAGCATTTATTAAGCAAATTCAAGCACAAGGTCTCTATGCCTGTCTTCGCATTGGGCCCTACGTTGAGGGCGAATGGACTTACGG AGGTTTTCCCTTTTGGTTACATGATATCCCTGGCATTGTCTTTCGCTCAAATAATGAACCCTTCAag TTCTACATGCAAAACTTCACTACAAAAATAGTGAACCTAATGAAATCAGAAGGATTGTATGCTTCGCAAGGAGGTCCAATCATACTCTCCCAG ATTGAGAATGAATATCAAAATGTAGAAAAAGCATTCGGAGAAAATGGCCCACCTTATGTCCTTTGGGCGGCAGAAATGGCAGTGGGACTTCAAACTGGGGTGCCATGGTGCATGTGCAAGCAAGATGATGCTCCTGATCCTGTT ATTAATGCATGCAATGGGTTGAGATGTGGAGAAACATTTGTAGGACCTAATTCACCCAACAAGCCATCAATCTGGACAGAGAACTGGACAAGCTT CTATCAAGTCTATGGTCAGAATGCAACACTCAGATCAGCAGAAGACATTGCATATCATGTTGCCCTGTTCATTGCAAGGAAGAATGGAACCTTCATCAACTATTACATG TATCATGGAGGAACCAATTTTGGCAGGACTGCTGCTGAATTTATGATAACAAGTTACTATGATCAAGCTCCGTTAGATGAGTACG GTTTAATCAGACAACCAAAATGGGGACATCTGAAAGAATTGCATGCTGCGGTTAAGTTATGCTCAGAGACCATACTTTCTGTATTCCCCTCCATGCAGTCTTTAGGTGAACAACAAGAG GCTTATGTATTCAGTGGAGATTCTGGAGCTTGTGCAGCATTTCTAGTGAACATAGATAACACAAAAAGTGTACTAGTGCAGTTTCAAAATTCGTCATATGAGTTACCTCGGCAATCTATAAGCATCTTACCTGACTGCAAGACTGTATCCTTCAATACAGCAAAG GTAAGCAGACCATTTAACACAAGAACAGCAATACCCGCCGTTAAGTTTGATTCAGCTGAGAAATGGGAACAATTTCAAGAGGTTATTCCACAACTTGATGCTACTTCAATGAGATCAGACATATTACTGGAGCACATGAATACTGCAAAGGATGTATCTGATTATCTTTGGTACACTTCCAG TATCCAGCAGGATTCGCCGGACCAGCAGTCAGTTACACTAAGTGTGAAGTCCTTAGGCCATGTTTTACATGCTTTTGTGAATGGAGCACATGCAG GTTCTGCACATGGACAATTCAGAAATACATCATTTACGTTAGAGAGCACTATTTCTCTAAATAAAGGCACAAACAACATCTCATTACTAAGTGCAACTGTTGGCTTACCG GATTCAGGATCATTTCTTGAACATAGGGCTCTTGGTGTACAGTCCGTAATTATTCAAGACAGTGATGAGGCCAAAAATATCACCAATTACTCATGGGGTTATCAG GTTGGATTACTGGGGGAGAAGTTACAAATTTACTCATCAGAAGGATCAAAGAGTGCTAATTGGAGCAGCTTAGGCTCTTCTCAACCGCTCACATGGTACAAG TCAGCTTTTGATGCACCCGAGGGTGATGATCCTGTTGCATTAAACCTTGGCTCCATGGGAAAAGGTGAAGCTTGGGTTAATGGTCAAAGCATCGGCCGATATTGGGTCTCATTTCGAACACTTGCAGGCATTCCGTCACAAACTTG GTACAATGTTCCAAGATCATTTCTCCAACCAGGGGACAACTTATTAGTCTTATTCGAGGAGGAAACAGGCAACCCTCTTGACATCACTGTAGATACTATTTCAGTCACAAAGCCGTCATTGAGAAA GCTTGTCTAG
- the LOC104111953 gene encoding beta-galactosidase 16 isoform X3 has translation MKMQWLWRNWLAAAAVLLAAAAAASAGGGNVSYDGRSLIIDGQRKMLFSGSIHYSRSTPDMWSSLISKAKEGGIDVIETYVFWNLHEPQPGQYDFSGRRNIVAFIKQIQAQGLYACLRIGPYVEGEWTYGGFPFWLHDIPGIVFRSNNEPFKFYMQNFTTKIVNLMKSEGLYASQGGPIILSQINACNGLRCGETFVGPNSPNKPSIWTENWTSFYQVYGQNATLRSAEDIAYHVALFIARKNGTFINYYMYHGGTNFGRTAAEFMITSYYDQAPLDEYGLIRQPKWGHLKELHAAVKLCSETILSVFPSMQSLGEQQEAYVFSGDSGACAAFLVNIDNTKSVLVQFQNSSYELPRQSISILPDCKTVSFNTAKVSRPFNTRTAIPAVKFDSAEKWEQFQEVIPQLDATSMRSDILLEHMNTAKDVSDYLWYTSSIQQDSPDQQSVTLSVKSLGHVLHAFVNGAHAGSAHGQFRNTSFTLESTISLNKGTNNISLLSATVGLPDSGSFLEHRALGVQSVIIQDSDEAKNITNYSWGYQVGLLGEKLQIYSSEGSKSANWSSLGSSQPLTWYKSAFDAPEGDDPVALNLGSMGKGEAWVNGQSIGRYWVSFRTLAGIPSQTWYNVPRSFLQPGDNLLVLFEEETGNPLDITVDTISVTKPSLRKLV, from the exons ATGAAAATGCAGTGGCTATGGCGGAATTGGTTGGCAGCAGCGGCAGTACTATTGGCGGCGGCGGCGGCGGCGTCTGCTGGCGGCGGAAATGTGAGTTATGACGGAAGGTCGTTGATAATTGATGGGCAAAGAAAGATGTTGTTTTCTGGTTCTATTCATTATTCTCGAAGCACTCCTGAT ATGTGGTCATCTCTAATATCAAAAGCTAAAGAAGGTGGGATAGATGTGATTGAGACCTATGTATTTTGGAACCTTCACGAACCCCAACCTGGACAG tacGATTTCAGCGGAAGGCGTAACATAGTAGCATTTATTAAGCAAATTCAAGCACAAGGTCTCTATGCCTGTCTTCGCATTGGGCCCTACGTTGAGGGCGAATGGACTTACGG AGGTTTTCCCTTTTGGTTACATGATATCCCTGGCATTGTCTTTCGCTCAAATAATGAACCCTTCAag TTCTACATGCAAAACTTCACTACAAAAATAGTGAACCTAATGAAATCAGAAGGATTGTATGCTTCGCAAGGAGGTCCAATCATACTCTCCCAG ATTAATGCATGCAATGGGTTGAGATGTGGAGAAACATTTGTAGGACCTAATTCACCCAACAAGCCATCAATCTGGACAGAGAACTGGACAAGCTT CTATCAAGTCTATGGTCAGAATGCAACACTCAGATCAGCAGAAGACATTGCATATCATGTTGCCCTGTTCATTGCAAGGAAGAATGGAACCTTCATCAACTATTACATG TATCATGGAGGAACCAATTTTGGCAGGACTGCTGCTGAATTTATGATAACAAGTTACTATGATCAAGCTCCGTTAGATGAGTACG GTTTAATCAGACAACCAAAATGGGGACATCTGAAAGAATTGCATGCTGCGGTTAAGTTATGCTCAGAGACCATACTTTCTGTATTCCCCTCCATGCAGTCTTTAGGTGAACAACAAGAG GCTTATGTATTCAGTGGAGATTCTGGAGCTTGTGCAGCATTTCTAGTGAACATAGATAACACAAAAAGTGTACTAGTGCAGTTTCAAAATTCGTCATATGAGTTACCTCGGCAATCTATAAGCATCTTACCTGACTGCAAGACTGTATCCTTCAATACAGCAAAG GTAAGCAGACCATTTAACACAAGAACAGCAATACCCGCCGTTAAGTTTGATTCAGCTGAGAAATGGGAACAATTTCAAGAGGTTATTCCACAACTTGATGCTACTTCAATGAGATCAGACATATTACTGGAGCACATGAATACTGCAAAGGATGTATCTGATTATCTTTGGTACACTTCCAG TATCCAGCAGGATTCGCCGGACCAGCAGTCAGTTACACTAAGTGTGAAGTCCTTAGGCCATGTTTTACATGCTTTTGTGAATGGAGCACATGCAG GTTCTGCACATGGACAATTCAGAAATACATCATTTACGTTAGAGAGCACTATTTCTCTAAATAAAGGCACAAACAACATCTCATTACTAAGTGCAACTGTTGGCTTACCG GATTCAGGATCATTTCTTGAACATAGGGCTCTTGGTGTACAGTCCGTAATTATTCAAGACAGTGATGAGGCCAAAAATATCACCAATTACTCATGGGGTTATCAG GTTGGATTACTGGGGGAGAAGTTACAAATTTACTCATCAGAAGGATCAAAGAGTGCTAATTGGAGCAGCTTAGGCTCTTCTCAACCGCTCACATGGTACAAG TCAGCTTTTGATGCACCCGAGGGTGATGATCCTGTTGCATTAAACCTTGGCTCCATGGGAAAAGGTGAAGCTTGGGTTAATGGTCAAAGCATCGGCCGATATTGGGTCTCATTTCGAACACTTGCAGGCATTCCGTCACAAACTTG GTACAATGTTCCAAGATCATTTCTCCAACCAGGGGACAACTTATTAGTCTTATTCGAGGAGGAAACAGGCAACCCTCTTGACATCACTGTAGATACTATTTCAGTCACAAAGCCGTCATTGAGAAA GCTTGTCTAG
- the LOC104111954 gene encoding N-glycosylase/DNA lyase OGG1, with amino-acid sequence MQSLRTSPIMKRPRTIPSAPSTPPSPQILQSKKTPTLRSFSSIKPRNILTNPTPTTEQYPKWIPLNLSRSELYLPLTFPTGQTFRWKQTGAIQYTGVVGRSHLVSLKQLDNDDVGYHFHCTTSEVSASREEALADFLNVGISLTEVWESFKVSDSRFAELATHLEGARVLRQDPLECLIQFICSSNNNIKRITMMVDFVSSLGNYLGDVGGFKFYEFPSLERLAMVSEQELRAAGFGYRAKYIVGTVDALQSKPGGGTEWLAALRKLDLPEAIDALCSLPGVGPKVAACIALFSLDQHHAIPVDTHVWKIATKYLLPELAGTSLSPKLSNRVADAFVRTYGKYAGWAQTLLFIAELPSQKALLTSSLLNSTVEKSPKSNKRQRGITEIPIE; translated from the exons ATGCAATCATTAAGAACTTCTCCGATCATGAAGAGACCAAGAACCATTCCTTCAGCCCCATCAACCCCACCATCCCCACAAATTCTCCAATCCAAAAAGACCCCAACTTTAAGATCATTCTCTTCTATAAAACCAAGAAATATTCTAACAAATCCAACACCAACAACAGAGCAATACCCCAAATGGATACCCCTCAACTTATCAAGATCAGAACTTTACTTGCCCCTCACCTTCCCAACTGGCCAAACCTTCAGGTGGAAACAGACTGGGGCCATTCAGTACACTGGTGTTGTTGGTAGGTCCCACTTAGTCTCACTGAAACAGCTTGACAATGATGATGTTGGATACCATTTCCACTGCACTACCTCTGAGGTTTCTGCTTCTAGGGAGGAAGCCCTTGCTGATTTTCTCAATGTGGGTATTTCTTTAACTGAGGTTTGGGAGAGTTTTAAGGTTTCTGATTCAAGATTTGCTGAGTTGGCTACACATTTGGAGGGTGCTAGAGTCCTAAGGCAAGACCCACTTGAGTGCCTCATTCAGTTTATTTGCTCATCTAATAATAATATCAAGAGAATTACCATGATGGTTGATTTTGTTTCGTCATTGGGGAATTACTTGGGAGATGTTGGAGGTTTCAAGTTTTATGAGTTCCCTTCTCTTGAAAGGTTGGCAATGGTTTCTGAACAAGAGCTAAGAGCTGCTGGTTTTGGCTACAG GGCAAAATATATTGTTGGCACGGTGGACGCACTGCAATCAAAGCCTGGTGGAGGTACAGAGTGGCTGGCTGCACTTCGTAAGTTGGATCTTCCTGAGGCCATTGATGCTCTGTGCTCTCTACCTGGTGTTGGTCCTAAGGTCGCAGCATGTATTGCTCTCTTTTCTCTTGATCAGCACCATGCTATTCCTGTTGATACTCATGTGTGGAAG ATCGCGACCAAGTATCTCCTCCCTGAGCTAGCAGGAACCAGTCTTTCACCTAAACTTAGCAATCGTGTAGCAGATGCTTTTGTGAGGACATATGGAAAATATGCTGGTTGGGCCCAAACTCTGCTTTTCATTGCTGAACTACCTTCGCAGAAAGCACTCTTGACATCAAGCCTTTTGAATTCTACGGTAGAGAAGTCTCCTAAATCCAATAAAAGACAGCGTGGGATCACAGAGATCCCTATAGAGTGA